The following proteins come from a genomic window of Anopheles ziemanni chromosome 3, idAnoZiCoDA_A2_x.2, whole genome shotgun sequence:
- the LOC131288668 gene encoding DNA-directed RNA polymerases I, II, and III subunit RPABC4: protein MSEPSSKDTVLKTPMIYVCGECHHENEMRPKDAIRCRECGYRIMYKKRTKRLIVFDAR from the exons ATGTCCGAACCAAGCTCAAAGGATACGGTCCTTAAGACGCCAATGATATACGTGTGTGGAG AATGCCAccatgaaaatgaaatgcgCCCTAAAGATGCGATACGTTGCCGCGAGTGCGGATACCGTATTATGTACAAGaagcgaaccaagcgac TGATCGTGTTTGACGCCAGATAG